In Thermoanaerobaculia bacterium, the sequence GACGCCTAGACCGTTCGCGGGCTCGACTACTCCCAGGGCTCTGGGCCTCGTGCGGTCCTTTTGGAGCTCGGATCGAAAGCGACTCTCCTTAGACGATGAGCTCGCCGGCGCTCCTCCCGAATCGATCAAGCCTCGCGATAGAACCTCTCGGCGTCGAACGGCTGCTGACGCTTCTGCATGTGGAAGACAGCGCGACCGAGCTTGTGAGCGAGCACCGAGAGCGCTCTCGCCTTGCCGAATCTGGCGACGAGTCGCGAGTGAAGCTTCTGGGCGCGCGGGTTGTTGCGCAGCAGGAGAACGGCGGCTTCGGAGAAGGCCCACTTCAAGTGGACGTTGCCTTGCTTTCGCCCGCGCGAGCCGCCGAGCTTGCCGGCAGATTCGCTTCGCAGTGTCTGCCCCGCGCGATCGAGGACGCAGAGATACATCGTCCGCGCGTGGAGATCGATGCCGCAGCTGACGTCGTGAGTCCGGGAGTACAATCGCATGCAGTGCCTCCTTTGGAAGGGTTATTCGACATCCTCAAAGCTACCGCGTGGGTAGCCCCAAAGGAGGCCTGCATGAGCTTCAACTCGTTCGAGCGGACGCGTTGGGCGCCCGCGCCCCGCTTCGCGGGGCGTCAGTCCTGGCGCGCCGCTCAACTCGCGATCCGTTAGGCGACAGTCGCAACATTTGCGGTCACTACGCATCGGGGGTCGGAATGAGCGCAAAATTGCTCCTACTGTCTTTGGCGTTTTTGTTCGCCGCCAGGTCCTTAGCAGCGGAACCGGAGTCTGCTCCGCCTCCCTCTGCCGACCTCTCCGCAAACGAAGAAGCGGCCAACGTCCTAGCCGCAGAGGACGAGTACGTTGCCGCCGAGATCGACCGAGACGAGGCGGCACTTCGGCGGCTCGTCGATGAGCGCTTCGTTCTCAACTCCAGCAACGGCTTGACCACTGGAAGAGAAGAACTGATCCAATCCGTTCT encodes:
- a CDS encoding nuclear transport factor 2 family protein; this translates as MSAKLLLLSLAFLFAARSLAAEPESAPPPSADLSANEEAANVLAAEDEYVAAEIDRDEAALRRLVDERFVLNSSNGLTTGREELIQSVLKLNMVGQTLRERAVLVEGDVALVFGTSDLRFQSPGGSERVSSMRYTSTYVKREGEWRMLALQMQPRASKHSP